Sequence from the Miscanthus floridulus cultivar M001 chromosome 16, ASM1932011v1, whole genome shotgun sequence genome:
TATATTACATTATTAAACCCGCCTGCAACGAGACGCTCAACATTTTAGCGTGCCTCCTCTCGCAACTCAAGTCGCGACACCCTGTGGATGCACGTTTACATAGGTGATCATATATAGGATGGTGTTTACGAAACTATGCAGGCCATGTTTACttatcttatgagccgtactattttaGCGAAcgaataattttttttctctcacaataaatcaacgaaCAATGCTTTCATGTTTCAACGATGGCTTATAGGCAAAGCGAAAAAGACCTATAGCCGAAAGCTGCTTctcctgctgctgtggctcctagcCTCCTCACCAATCACTCTAGCCGGTGGCTGCAGCCACCACTTTCAGCCACAGCCAAACAAGTCCTATTTTTTTTTAAGTCCGGGTGGGTATCCACATGTATAATTTAAGATCTGCACCTCCAATCGACTATGCATTTGTCATCAATAAAAAAGAAGAAACGATTATCCTAAAGTTGGATTTTGAAAAAGGCATTTGATAATTCTATGATGCGGAAAAAAAAGGCTTGGGAGATAAATGGTCAAATTGGATGAATATGATGTTCCACTCAAGCACATCATATATTCTTTTGAATAGAGTCCCTAGTAAAGTCATTCACTAAAGAAGAGGAGCCAGACAAGGCGATCCTCTCTCACTTTTATTTTTTGTGTTAGCAGCTGACTTTTTACAGAGTATCTTGAACAAAGCAAAGGAAACCATAGTCACAAAAAAAGAGAGATAAGAACATCAACCCTCGACCGGGGAATCTCGTCCCCAACCCATGTACGCGGGTCATTTTCAACCCCGTCGTGTAAACAACTCCGTTCCTCGGTCTCATCAAGGAAACTTTGTGACTCTGATTTAAACCTTATTAAATTAACAATAAACAGAGTTGTACGTGCATTTATATAGGGGTGAGAGTGTCTGCACATGTGATTTGGGGAAAAAAAATCCCATGTAGCATTTTATGTATTTATCCAACAATTATCCAGGAGATTGtgaatttttttttctcattCTAGGGAACCAAAAGGATCAGAGATGAATGGGCTAACTGCAAAAAGTTCAGCACAAGGGACGGCCCAACGAAGGAGGCTCCCGAGATCTACGGGGTCGGCCCGGCCCAATAATGACCACCATCGTTGGTGCGTGCGTGCACCATCTGCTTTCTCCTCCCTGTCAGTTAAGCTATCTGTTCTTCTgcacaaaaaggaaaaaaaaagttaaGCTATCTGTTCACGTTAGCCGGCGTTGTTCGGAGGGAGGAAAATTGAGTAAATATTCCTCTCCTGGATTATTCCTAACCTTTCTGCCCGCCCAAAggattcctcttcctcctctggcTCCTATCCCTTGGAATTGGAAGTTGGAACTGGACCTCCATCCTATCCTAGCTGCAAAGCCTCACCATTTCCAGCAATAACAATAACCGGGCGCAGAGAGAATTCCATTCCATCCCAAACAAGTTTTCACCAATGCAATGCATGTTAAGTAGTGATGAGCCCCCCAAGCCAAGTCTGGAACAATCCGGCCGTCATCTATCTTATATTTTTATTATATACAGTATGATATATATAGATCTAGCTCTCTCATCTCATCTCACCATCCATCGGCGTTCCAGAGCTATTAGCTGATCGATCCGATCCAGCATATACAGACGACACAAGCAAGCAGTTAGCTATCTGCTATCACACTAGCTAGTCTGATCCTTCTTCCAGTTGATAACAATCCAATAATACTCCATGGCCACCGCCGGCAGCAAGCAAGGAGGAGGCTGCTGCAAGCCGCCTGCAGCAGTAGCTGATCAGGAGTTCGACCCGAGGTACGAGTGGCAGGAGAACGCCACCAGCTTCATCCTCCGCATCCACCTCTCAGGTACCACACGCTAATGCTGCTAATGGTAATGGCTGCACAGTTCCTTAGCTGCATGCACATCCATTGCATGACTCTTGTGTTTAATTTCTTGCTTGTAAAAAGGCTTCAGGAAACAAGATTTCAGGGTGCAAGTCGACGGCGCCGGCCGCCTCACCGTCCGCGGCCAGCGCTCCGACGCCGCCGCCAACCCCAGGCACTCCCGCTTCAGCAAGGTCTTCCAGCTGCCCTCCACCTCCAACCTCGACGACATTGCCGGACGCTTCGACGCCGGAGTCCTCACGCTCACCGTGCCCAAGCGCCTGCCTGCGTCGCAGCAGCAGCATGTCCAAGATCTGGCGGCGGCCAAGCAGCAGGCAAAGGCGCCACCGGCCGGGGACGCCAAGCCGACGCCGCCGCAGGACCAGCGCAAGGCAAAGGAAGACGAGGACGCCAAGAAGCCCAAGGACGACGCCATTCCCAAGCCCAAGGCCAAGGACGAGGATGCTACCACCAAGAAGCCCGCTGCCGAGCAGCAGGTGGTGGACGCCAAGAGCGGCAAACCGGAGCCAGAGCAGCAGCACAAGGCGGCGGCGCCACCACCACCCGCCGTGAGGAAGGAGGAAGGCAAGCCCAAACCCGGCGCCGCTGCAGCTGCACCAGCACCGGCAGCGGCAACCGACACGAAGGAGCAGGCCGCCACGCCcaagcccgcgccgccgccgccgcaggctgATGCCGAGAGGAAGGCGGTCGATCCGGAGAGCCTGGCGGAGAGGGTGAATCGGTGCGCCGAGGAAGAGCGGGCcaaggctgctgcggaggcggctGCAGCAGAGGAGGCGGAGCGCCAGAGGAAGGCGTGCCGTGGCTTCAAGGAGCGCGTGACGGAGGAGCTGCAGGGGCTGGCGGGATCCGAGTGGGCGGAGGGCCTCGTGGAGACGGTGAAGAAGAACAGGGAGGtgatcgccgtcgccgtcgccgccttctCCCTTGGCGTCTTCGTCTCCAGCAGGCTCTTCTGCAGGTCCAGCAGGAACTAATAGCCATGCGTCCAGACATTTATGACAACGTAATATAGCTTGTCATATATACATGCACAAACAAAAGTGAAATTTGTAAACATGTTTATACATGTACAGTGGTGATGAATTGACAAAGCTAAGGCAAAACTTGAATTAGTATAATATAAGAATTCATGTTTATACTTGTGTCAAGACCCATGTTCCAAAATATTCAGATACTGTACATACGGTGAAGAGAGAATTTCATGCATCAGTACACCAAACGAAACAAGCCAAGATGATCATGGCCATTCAGTGTTTCAGGCTTTCACATTGACCACCTGAAGAATGGACCAACGATCAGCATTAGTCCACAACATCTGCTGACATGGATGCTATATGTTATATGATGATTCATACAGGCTATCGTTTCCACTGGTGAAATTAATCTATCTGAATGCAATAGCTGCGGGCCGAGCATAACAAAGATTGCACACAGATGATACACGTACAACTGACACTACAGTTTACAACATTCCACTATCCAGCGTGCGTCTAATTCCAAGCTCCATGGAGATGATTCTTCCCAATCCAAGTATACAAATGCTGGCTTCTTTGTATAGCAGAACCACACGATCATCCAGATGAGCATATACCGTCCTGGTGTACCTTTCTAGTCTATCTGGGTGCGGTTGGAGTTGACCATCTCCCAGCTCCAGCAGCTGCACGCTTACCTGATTGCCTCATCTCCTGTGCTTTGGCCAGCTGCGCAGTCAGATCCTAATCCACAAGAAGAAATAATTAGTGGAGACTGGAGAGCTACATATGGAGATCAGAGATGAAAGAGGGATAGCAATTAGCAAGATACCTTTGGCTTGAAAGAACCATCCAGTGAGTGCAAGATCGTATCAGCAAGTCCATAATCAATAGCCTCTTGTGCTCTGAAGTACCTCGGGCCCTTAAGGAATTCAGCAAGCTCTTCCTTTGGTTTACTAACTCCTTTAGACAATAGTTCGAGGTAGTAATCTGTGTTTGTATCTAACTCTTTTGCCTGAGTAAAAAAATAACATATTCAGTGCACTAGTACACAATAGCATGGGCGTGAGGCGTAAGCAAAAAAGGGAGTTGGATCTTGAGATATTGGAAAGAAGAGTTGGATCCGACCTTAATCCACATATCGATGGCAGCTCCACCAGATTTGTGCACCTTAGGCAGGTGTAATTTAGCTGCAATTAGTAGTGCACATTTAGGACCAATATATAATATATGCTGTTAAGCACGCACCCATGAGTGAATGAAAAAAAAGCAACAAAACTTAGGAAATGTAACATACTGATTGAATTTGGCAGCACTCCTCTTTTACCCTTGACACCAAGGGAAAGAAGCATCGCAGCCTGACCATACGCCATGCTAAGATTGATTGTGTAAACCTTGGATTTGCTTCGCTGCCAAACCAAAAATAATAATATGCAAAAGTCAGAGTAGGCAGTTTTAGTTCTTTTATCCATGCTTCAGTTTGCTTCAAAGCAAATAAAATCTTAACAAAACATATGTCATGTGCCAAGATTCTTCAGCATAGTTATCAAAATGGGAGGAATGTGCTACTAAAATATAATATTTATCATTTGGTCCCTTGAAAACATTGTACTGACGGGCAGGACTTTACGCATAATGTTGCTGTGTGTTATAACTTATAAGCTACTACTACTCTGCCAGCACCTTTCAGTTGTCACTCCACATCAAATAAGAAGGAATTAAGCCCAAATTGTTTATGATTTGAATTAAGGCTGCCTTCCCACATACTAATTGAATCTGGTACATTAACTTCATCCCACATGATTATTCATCCTTTTTGTCGACTCAGTTTTAATGGTTCATTTCTCATGTTAGTTCGAGTGCCGACAGAATGAAAATGTGTAACAGAACCTAAAAGTTCTGAACAACAGACATCATCTCCAGCAGGCAACGATTCATCTTGCTTTCAAGTCTTTGGCCAAAAAAAAGATCCTTAAGTGCGCAACATATttaattgctctggaatctggaTTCACAGTCCTGATCACTGCATGCACTCAAGTATGCACAGAAACTCTTTGAGATTACATTCAAACATAGATAAGAGTCCTAGGCATGATAATAACATCATTAACAATGGCATAAAATTATGCTGGATTATCAGACAGAGATAGAAGATACAGCCTTACATTGATAAAATCAGCAATTGCATAAGCATCAGTTTCAGATGCAACAAGCTCATTATTCTCATCCTGTTACAGCACAGAAGATGTAGTCATATAAATAGTGGCAATATGCACCGCAAACATATGAAAGATGACATGATTTCTTATTTTTCAAACATTCAAACAACTACTTACCATAGTTCCAGTGGAGTTTATATACAGATAAATGGGTTTTGTGCGGTCATCGTAGTCTAGCCAAAGAAATTGAGCAGCAATAAGCTCAGTTACTGCTGGAACAATCTGCCAGTATAATAATGGCACTGAATGTTACCATTTGTTGAACCAAACCTTCAAAATATTACTGATAATGAAATGAGGTAGAAAGTTGATCTCTCACAGGCATTCCAAGAAATATAATTCGAGAGTCCAGTAGCAATGATGGCAGATCTGGAGCAGAGCTTCTCATTCTTCTATACCCTGTCCCTCCTCTGcccatgctcatgctcatgctgcCCCCCATGCCCATACCCATGCTGTAACTTGCAGGTCCCTCATGCATGCCTGACAAGGTGTACATACCAAACTCATCGTAACTCCTAGCAGCAGATACGCTTTCCTAAAGTTCACAGGGAAAATACCATCTCAACTCTATTACATTGATGTAATGGAATGAACTTGACAAAATAGAAATGGGAAGGGCTGTAAATAACATCACTAACCTCTGTAACTTTCTGGGATTGCCGATTATAAGGATTGTCGTCATTCATAAACATTTCCATCTGTGCAGAACTTAATCCGTAAAGGAATTGAGGAACATTCTTGTAATTATCCATCACTGCCAGAGGACATAATACTTTAAAGTGGTGCAAAACAAATAGCAGGCACAGAAGATTTGATTGACAAGATACAGAAGCAGATCAAGAAATTGGAATAACCCTCACCACCTAAACCTAAAATGTTGTGGCCGCTACACAAATTATGAACATGTAAAACATGTAGAGTTTGATGGACTTTTTCTCAAAATAGGTCCTCCGGTGCATagtaattttttttaaagaagGTGCAAATATCTATTATAATTTTGTTATGAACCAGCTAGTAAATTTGGTCCTTTGCCCAAAAGTTAAACTACCACCTGGAATATTCAACCCTGTGCCAAAGGTTTGCCCAAATCTAAAGTGAGGATAGCATATTGCACATCAGGGAACCTTGTGGACCATTGCAAGCTTTAAACTGGAAATCTCCAATTCAAAGCCAACATTATCTCTGAGGTCTAACACTTTGCAGTGGATAAATGAACATGTAGATACTACTATTTCGCTGAACTAGATGCCCACAGTTGAAAGCAGCTAATCTTTCAGACACTACCATGCAAGGCTTAGTTGGGCAGCGTTGGTGATCTTGCTTGGCTGTATACAACTCTGTGCAATTGTATCATCAAGCCAACATGTAATGGTAAACTATAGGCTGAAACAGTACATTGTTATCCTTGGATGACATGTTCTGCTGATTAAATACGCTGTGACTGGCCTGATTAAGTTGCGCTAGGTACAGTGGTGTAGCACATATATACGGTAGCTGCCTCAAGCAAACATCCCGTATAGCACTCTCGGCAAGCAATTGCTCTCCCTAGTCAGACTGAATCATAGGCACATCCGCATATTGCTTATTCACTGACTGCATAAGCAGGAGTATCAAGACACAGACCCTACACGGCTACACCTAGCAAGTAGCGGAACCTGGGGTCTGGGGATGAAGGCGGTAGCAAGTATGGGGGAGGACAGAGCACTCACATCCATCCTTGAGGTTCTCCTCGCGGAACTGCTTGGGGATGTGGTCGTAGCTCTTGCGGAATCCGCCGTCGCCGTAGTAGCCGTGGCACTTCCAACTTGCGGGCGGCCTCCTCGGGAGCCTCCCCGGCGGGGCCGGGGAGGACGACGGCAGGAAGGGGCTCCGGgaggaggtggcggcgggggGGCAGCGCAGCGCAAGCGCCATGGGAAGCGGGGCGTGTGGACGGGAGTGGCCAGGGGAGGGCGGCTGGGCTGCGCTTCACTCCAGCCTCTTTGAACGGCTAGTCCAAAACGGTTTCATCGTTGAAGCAAAAGTCGATGAAGCCAGAACAAACTGGTTTTTTTCGGCTTCCAGTTCATTTTAACCTTGACTTACAAAAACGGCTTCACGTGCCTCGAtttacgcaaaatagatgaagccgaagtcgGCATAacccgtgccaaagaggccctccATCTTTCCTCCCTCCTCTGCTTCTGCTGCGGTTGCGGAGATTGGAATCGGATGGATAACTGGACAAGGGTAAATTGGGTATTAAAAGacaggattaagtccacttttgaccCCTCAACTATCATGTTGGTCTAATTTTCACCTCCAACTACAAAACCATCTGATCCGAGAAAATGGTATATTTTGGACTCCAATCACTACGCTTCATAGTTTTAGGACTCCAAACGTTGACTTTGTAAAAATTGGCCTCCAAACGTTGAACTCTTAATTTACGTGACATTATGTGTATTTTCTCTCTTTTGTAGTATTCCTCCGTGTATTTGATACATCAACTGACATGTTTGCCCTTCTTTTCATTTGCACGTTCCATGTATTTGTCGTCGCTCTTATTCGTTTGCACGTTATTATGTACTGATGCTGGACATGTAACGTGGCTGTATCGGGCAAGCAGGCAGGCATGCTGGGTGCCACCGCCTGGGCCTTGAACTCACGTCAGTGAACGACTCCTTCACCTTGGCCTTGAACTCATCGTCGGGGAACCCTTCAACGCACGTCTCCATGTTCGCGATCACTGCGCTAAGCCAGATGCGCAGCTGGTAGCTCTGCTTGGCGATGCCGTCCTTGTCCTCGACGCCCTTGAGCGTGCTGTTGAGGTCGTCATTGGCGTCCGCGAACACC
This genomic interval carries:
- the LOC136514376 gene encoding protein RESTRICTED TEV MOVEMENT 2-like, yielding MATAGSKQGGGCCKPPAAVADQEFDPRYEWQENATSFILRIHLSGFRKQDFRVQVDGAGRLTVRGQRSDAAANPRHSRFSKVFQLPSTSNLDDIAGRFDAGVLTLTVPKRLPASQQQHVQDLAAAKQQAKAPPAGDAKPTPPQDQRKAKEDEDAKKPKDDAIPKPKAKDEDATTKKPAAEQQVVDAKSGKPEPEQQHKAAAPPPPAVRKEEGKPKPGAAAAAPAPAAATDTKEQAATPKPAPPPPQADAERKAVDPESLAERVNRCAEEERAKAAAEAAAAEEAERQRKACRGFKERVTEELQGLAGSEWAEGLVETVKKNREVIAVAVAAFSLGVFVSSRLFCRSSRN
- the LOC136512892 gene encoding ATP-dependent Clp protease proteolytic subunit-related protein 1, chloroplastic-like, giving the protein MALALRCPPAATSSRSPFLPSSSPAPPGRLPRRPPASWKCHGYYGDGGFRKSYDHIPKQFREENLKDGLMDNYKNVPQFLYGLSSAQMEMFMNDDNPYNRQSQKVTEESVSAARSYDEFGMYTLSGMHEGPASYSMGMGMGGSMSMSMGRGGTGYRRMRSSAPDLPSLLLDSRIIFLGMPIVPAVTELIAAQFLWLDYDDRTKPIYLYINSTGTMDENNELVASETDAYAIADFINRSKSKVYTINLSMAYGQAAMLLSLGVKGKRGVLPNSITKLHLPKVHKSGGAAIDMWIKAKELDTNTDYYLELLSKGVSKPKEELAEFLKGPRYFRAQEAIDYGLADTILHSLDGSFKPKDLTAQLAKAQEMRQSGKRAAAGAGRWSTPTAPR